A stretch of the Arvicola amphibius chromosome 8, mArvAmp1.2, whole genome shotgun sequence genome encodes the following:
- the Kcnn4 gene encoding intermediate conductance calcium-activated potassium channel protein 4 has protein sequence MGGELVTGLGALRRRKRLLEQEKRVAGWALVLAGTGIGLMVLHAEMLWFLGCKWVLYLLLVKCLITLSTVFLLCLIVAFHAKEVQLFMTDNGLRDWRVALTRRQVAQILLELLVCGVHPVPLRSPHCVLAGEATDAQPWPSFLGEGEALLSLAMLLRLYLVPRAVLLRSGVLLNASYRSIGALNQVRFRHWFVAKLYMNTHPGRLLLGLTLGLWLTTAWVLSVAERQAVNATGHLTDTLWLIPITFLTIGYGDVVPGTMWGKIVCLCTGVMGVCCTALLVAVVARKLEFNKAEKHVHNFMMDIHYAKEMKESAARLLQEAWMYYKHTRRKDSRAARRHQRKLLSAIYTFRQVRLKHRKLREQVNSMVDISKMHMILCDLQLGLSSSHRALEKRIDGLAGKLDALTELLGTALQQQQLPEPRQEAT, from the exons ATGGGCGGGGAGCTGGTGACTGGCCTGGGGGCCCTGCGACGGAGAAAACGCCTGCTGGAGCAAGAGAAGAGGGTGGCCGGCTGGGCGCTGGTGCTGGCGGGAACTGGCATCGGACTCATGGTGCTGCACGCTGAGATGTTGTGGTTCCTGGGTTGCAAG TGGGTGCTGTACCTGCTCTTAGTTAAGTGCTTGATCACCCTGTCCActgtcttcctcctctgcctcattGTGGCCTTCCATGCCAAGGAGGTCCAG CTGTTCATGACCGACAACGGGCTCCGGGATTGGCGGGTGGCGCTAACCCGGCGGCAGGTGGCACAGATCCTGCTGGAGCTGCTGGTGTGCGGGGTGCACCCGGTGCCCCTGAGGAGCCCGCATTGCGTCCTGGCCGGGGAGGCCACCGACGCACAGCCCTGGCCGAGCTTCTTGGGCGAAGGGGAGGCGCTGCTGTCTCTGGCCATGCTGCTCCGTCTCTACCTGGTGCCCCGCGCGGTGCTGCTGCGCAGCGGCGTCCTGCTCAACGCCTCCTACCGCAGCATCGGGGCGCTCAACCAAGTTCGTTTCCGCCACTGGTTCGTGGCCAAGCTCTACATGAACACGCACCCGGGTCGCCTGCTGCTGGGCCTCACGCTCGGCCTGTGGCTCACCACAGCTTGGGTGCTGTCTGTGGCTGAGAG GCAGGCTGTTAATGCCACCGGGCACCTCACAGACACGCTGTGGCTGATACCCATCACATTCCTGACCATTGGCTATGGGGACGTGGTACCTGGCACCATGTGGGGCAAGATCGTCTGCTTGTGTACTGGAGTCATG GGGGTCTGTTGCACTGCCTTGCTAGTGGCTGTGGTGGCCCGGAAGCTGGAGTTTAACAAGGCGGAAAAGCACGTGCACAACTTCATGATGGATATTCACTATGCCAAAGAG ATGAAGGAGTCAGCAGCACGGCTCCTACAGGAAGCCTGGATGTACTACAAGCACACTCGCAGGAAGGACTCCCGAGCTGCCAGGAGGCATCAACGCAAGTTGCTGTCCGCCATCTACAC GTTCCGCCAGGTACGGCTGAAACACCGGAAGCTCCGGGAACAAGTGAACTCCATGGTGGATATCTCCAAG ATGCACATGATCCTGTGCGACCTGCAGCTGGGTCTCAGCTCCTCGCACCGGGCCTTGGAGAAGAGAATCGACGGGCTGGCAGGCAAGCTGGATGCCCTGACTGAGCTGCTGGGCACTGCCCTGCAGCAACAGCAGCTACCAGAACCCAGGCAGGAGGCCACGTAG